A single window of Sulfitobacter sp. JL08 DNA harbors:
- a CDS encoding DUF2332 domain-containing protein produces MSLRAAFLSQAASCENLGSGFMGRVLRLLARDWPEDTELGQLCSRWPGDPGPNGASLPLRIAGGLHALVLTNRSSALAAVYPPQRVADDVLGAQVLATLHDHEPFLLDWIKSAPQTNEVRRSAPLIAAGHWLAARHDLPFVTSELGASAGLNLMWDHYGLTTARGHLGPPDAPLTLTPDWQGDMPVPAALHVAERRGVDLNPINAHDPDQALRLMAYLWPDQPHRARLTRAAIAVQNATVDRGDAIDWLETRLNTAPPDHLHLIYHTIAWQYFPPDAAERGRALIEAAGAKVTARAPLAWLAYENDGDAGAGGAALTLRLWPGDVTLALGRADFHGRWVNWRVTGA; encoded by the coding sequence ATGAGCCTGCGTGCCGCGTTTCTCAGTCAGGCGGCCTCGTGTGAAAATCTGGGCTCCGGCTTTATGGGGCGGGTGTTGCGCCTGCTGGCTCGGGATTGGCCGGAAGATACCGAACTGGGGCAGTTATGTTCCCGCTGGCCGGGTGATCCTGGCCCCAACGGCGCGTCCCTGCCGCTGCGCATTGCCGGCGGGTTGCACGCGCTGGTGCTGACCAACCGGTCCAGCGCACTTGCGGCGGTCTATCCACCGCAGCGGGTTGCCGACGATGTTCTGGGTGCGCAGGTTCTGGCCACCCTGCACGATCATGAACCTTTCCTGCTCGACTGGATCAAAAGCGCCCCCCAAACCAACGAAGTGCGCCGCAGCGCCCCTTTGATTGCCGCAGGTCACTGGCTGGCGGCACGCCATGATTTGCCGTTTGTCACATCCGAACTGGGCGCAAGCGCCGGGTTGAACCTGATGTGGGATCACTACGGGCTGACCACCGCACGCGGGCATCTGGGGCCACCGGATGCGCCGCTGACGCTGACCCCGGACTGGCAGGGTGACATGCCCGTACCTGCCGCACTGCATGTGGCAGAGCGGCGCGGCGTTGATCTGAACCCGATCAACGCGCACGATCCCGATCAGGCCCTGCGGCTGATGGCCTATCTGTGGCCTGATCAACCCCACCGCGCCCGCCTGACCCGCGCCGCCATTGCGGTTCAGAACGCCACCGTGGATCGCGGAGATGCCATCGACTGGCTGGAAACGCGCCTGAACACGGCCCCGCCGGATCACCTGCACCTGATCTATCACACCATCGCGTGGCAGTATTTTCCGCCCGATGCCGCAGAACGCGGGCGCGCTCTGATCGAAGCGGCCGGCGCGAAGGTGACCGCGCGCGCCCCGCTGGCCTGGCTGGCCTATGAAAACGATGGTGATGCCGGTGCGGGCGGCGCCGCACTTACCTTGCGTCTGTGGCCCGGCGATGTGACGCTGGCTTTGGGGCGCGCGGATTTTCACGGACGTTGGGTCAATTGGCGCGTCACCGGGGCCTAG
- the pth gene encoding aminoacyl-tRNA hydrolase — protein sequence MKLIVGLGNPGPKYAGNRHNIGFMALDRIAEDHGFGPWKSKFQGVISEGRFGSDKVVLLKPETFMNNSGQSVGKAMRFYKLDPQDVIVLHDEIDLAPGKVRVKSGGGHAGHNGLRSMHAHIGDTYQRVRLGVGHPGHKDRVPGYVLHDFAKADQDWLEDVLRGLSDGAAHLAAGDSGKFMNAVALRVNPPRSSTSGKGDSAPDAKATPAKTTPEPDADTSEPRSALQRLVDRFR from the coding sequence ATGAAACTTATCGTCGGATTGGGCAACCCCGGCCCAAAATATGCGGGCAACCGGCATAACATCGGGTTCATGGCGCTGGACCGGATTGCCGAAGATCACGGCTTTGGCCCTTGGAAATCGAAATTTCAGGGCGTTATCAGCGAGGGCCGTTTTGGCAGCGACAAGGTGGTTTTGCTAAAGCCTGAAACCTTCATGAACAATTCCGGCCAGTCGGTGGGCAAAGCAATGCGGTTTTACAAACTGGACCCGCAGGATGTGATTGTGCTGCACGACGAAATCGATCTGGCACCGGGCAAGGTGCGGGTCAAATCCGGCGGTGGCCATGCGGGGCACAACGGATTGCGGTCCATGCACGCGCATATCGGCGACACCTATCAACGCGTACGGCTTGGCGTCGGCCATCCCGGCCACAAAGACCGGGTGCCCGGCTATGTCCTGCATGATTTTGCCAAGGCAGATCAGGACTGGCTTGAGGATGTGTTGCGCGGCCTGTCGGACGGTGCGGCCCATCTTGCCGCAGGCGACAGCGGCAAATTCATGAATGCCGTGGCCTTGCGGGTCAATCCGCCCCGCTCCAGCACATCGGGCAAGGGGGACAGCGCACCCGACGCAAAGGCGACGCCTGCGAAAACCACGCCCGAACCAGATGCGGATACATCCGAACCCCGCTCTGCCCTGCAACGGCTGGTCGATCGGTTTCGATGA
- a CDS encoding 50S ribosomal protein L25/general stress protein Ctc: MAGEIPDLEVLERTGTGKGAARQARRDGMVPGVVYGGGADPVAINVPFNALLKKLKQGRFLSTLFNLKMDGHDDVRVICRNVQRDVVKDLPTHLDLMRLKRTTQINLFIHVNFENEDQCPGLKRGGVLTVVRPEVELKVTAGDIPESLTADLTGLDVGDTITISSITLPAGAKPTIDRDFVIANIAAPSGLRASDNEDEDEAEEVAADEVEATQQSDE, translated from the coding sequence ATGGCTGGAGAGATCCCTGATCTTGAAGTCCTGGAACGTACGGGGACAGGCAAGGGCGCCGCTCGTCAGGCCCGTCGCGACGGGATGGTTCCCGGAGTTGTTTATGGCGGTGGCGCAGACCCCGTTGCAATCAACGTTCCTTTTAACGCCCTGCTGAAAAAGCTGAAGCAGGGGCGTTTTCTGTCGACGCTGTTCAACCTGAAAATGGACGGCCACGATGATGTGCGCGTGATCTGCCGCAACGTCCAGCGTGATGTTGTAAAAGACCTGCCGACGCATCTGGACCTGATGCGCCTGAAGCGCACGACCCAGATCAATCTGTTCATTCACGTGAACTTTGAAAACGAAGACCAGTGCCCCGGCCTGAAACGCGGTGGCGTTCTGACGGTTGTGCGCCCCGAGGTTGAACTCAAGGTGACCGCGGGCGACATCCCCGAAAGCCTGACCGCAGACCTGACCGGTCTGGATGTGGGCGACACGATCACGATTTCGTCGATCACGCTGCCCGCCGGTGCAAAGCCGACAATCGACCGCGACTTTGTGATCGCAAACATCGCAGCACCATCCGGCCTGCGCGCGTCTGACAACGAAGACGAGGACGAAGCCGAAGAAGTCGCTGCAGACGAAGTCGAGGCGACACAACAGTCCGACGAATGA